The DNA sequence AATGAAAGAATTATTTTGAATGTGAACAAAAATAATTCTGCCCGAAGCTTCTATGAGTCCCAAGGATACAGGGTTTATGGAGAGGGAGTTTTCGATATCGGGAACGGGTTTGTGATGGATGATTATATGATGGAATTTCTAATTCACTCATGATTGACTTAAAATTTTGTAACTTTATCCTGTAATTCTATAACAAGTGACTTCTTTTTTTGAATGATCTTTGCTTCAGAACCAAATCACTTATAACAATACATTCATATGCTTGGTTTTGAGCTGACACAGCTTTTTATCAGTATATTTTTTTCATCCTTAGTGTTTAAATTCCTGTATTCTTAAATACAGGAGTTTTTGCGTCTATATAGCAAAAATAAAAAATTTACACCTATTTCACTTTTAAATGAAATAAATTGTTATATTTACTAAATAAAACAGGCTTATATATACTAGGATGAAAATGTATGTTAAATTTGATTTCAATGCCCTTTGCAAAAAGGTATTGGACGAAAAGCTCAAAGAACACGGGCTGAAGTACAGGTTGCTGAACTTCGGTGAAGTGGAATTTTATGAGCCCCTCACAAAAGAACAGCACAGTCTTTTTAAGCAAAATCTTGAAGATTATGGCATAGAAATCATAGAAAGCCAGAAGACTGCACTGGTGCAGAAAATAAAAGATGCTATCGTAGAACTGGTCTTTTCTGATGAGATCATACCGGTAAAAGCATCCATCTATATTTCTGAGAAACTGAATCACAGCTATGGATATCTTTCCAACCTATTTTCTGAAGTTGCTTATACCTCTATTGAGAACTTTATTATTCTGCAAAAGATAGAGCACGCAAAAGCCCTGATCATAAGAAACAAACAAAGCCTTACAGAAATAGCCCATAAGCTGAACTACTCCAGTGTGGCACATCTGAGTACCCAGTTTAAAAATACAACGGGAATCACGCCCTCCCAGTTTCAAAAGATTATTGGAAAGAGAAGAAGAGCTCAAAGCACGGTAATAAACCCTAAAATGCAGTATGAATAAAGAATTTCTGAACGTAATAGTAGCAGATAACGATGAAAACACCTTGATTTTCTTTAAAAATATTTTGAAAGAGCTGAAAATCTCTATAAAAGTTCAATGCTTCTCTAACGGTAAAGATATGATGCTGTATCTGAATAATAATGATGCCGTAGTTCCGGAAATTGTTTTCATAAAATACATTATCCCTGGAAAAGACAGTATGGAATGCCTGGAAGAAATTGAAGCCAATTCAAAATTCAATAACATGGTTACCGCCATTTTTTCGGAACCGATTCCGGAAAATGAAATTGAAGATATTTTTGTAAAAGGAGCTAATATTTTCATGAAAAAACCTGAGTCTTTTGAGGCTCTGAAAAAGGTGCTTACAGAAATTATTACAATCAATTGGCAGTATCATACTTCAGGATTGAATAAAGATCATTTTATTCTGAAAGTGTGATGAATAAATGTTTTATTAATTTTATATTAAGAAAATATTAATCATATTTAATGCATACTATTCACAAATAAGTGAAAATTTTATAACTAATACTTAAAATAATATAAAAAGGATCTGAATTAATATACTGACATTTGTAAAAGTAATCTGAGACACAAATTTCATTATAAAGTAGAAGATACAGATGAATGAGAAGTAATTGTTTCTAAAAACAAAAATTATATAAATCACGATGTTAGTTAACAAAATGAATTATACTAGTTTTTCCAATTTTAAAGCACAGAAGATCTTTAAACAAAACGGTACAATCATGAAAACTCAAAAGTAGTTGGAGATATTTTTATTCGTTTCATTCCCTCATCTCCACCGAAACTCAGTTAGTTTTTATAATAAGCAAGTTGGAAAAAAATAATTCATTTTGTTTTTCATAATTTGTTTTAATAGTTAAGGTTTTAGCTTATCAAATAATATTGTTATATAGATATTTTCACACCACATCACAAAATATTAAGCCTTAACTATTAAAATGAATTTTTTGGATATCCAAAAAGTAATTTCTTCTAAATAACAGTTTTATAAGGGGGCCGCAGGAAGTATTTTTCTGCGGTTTTTTTATGAAATTTTACTCCATTTGTTTTTTCCTTTATAATATCTGATATAATAGTTTTTAATGATCAGATTATCAGGCCTGGACAGCATTGGATCAGCTTCCAGAATTTTTTCTACCGTATTTTTTGTTGTTTTGATGATCGCCGAATCATTGATCAGGTCTAATCTCTTAAAATCTACCACACCACTTTGCTGGGTACCCAGAATATCTCCAGGACCCCGAAGCTGCATATCCACTTCAGAAATTTTAAAGCCGTCATTGGTTTCAGTCATTGTCTTAATACGCGTTCTGCTTTCTTTCGACAATTTATCCGATGTCATCAGGATACAGTAACTCTGTTCAGCACCTCTTCCTACACGTCCTCTCAGCTGATGGAGTTGTGAAAGGCCAAACCTTTCTGAACTTTCAATAACCATTACGGAAGCATTAGGGACATTTACCCCGACTTCAATTACGGTAGTTGCCACCATAATTTCAGCTTTTCCCGAAGCAAAATAAGCCATTGCGGCATCCTTTTCATCCGGCTTCATTTTCCCGTGAAGCATGGTCACATTGTACTCTGAGAAATAATCCATGACATGTTCCAAACCTTCCACCAGATTTTTGTAATCTAAGGTTTCAGATTCCTCAATAAGCGGATATACAAAATAGACCTGTCTGCCTTTCTTAATTTCATCTTTACAGAAATTATAGACATAAAGTCTGTCTTTTTCACGTCTGTGAGCAGTAATGATGGGTTTTCTTCCCACAGGCATTTCATCAATCACGGAAACATCCAGATCAGAATAAAAGCTCATCGCAAGCGTCCTTGGAATAGGAGTAGCGGTCATCACCAGAATATGGGGCGGAATTTTATTTTTGGCCCAAAGCTTAGCCCGCTGGGCAACTCCGAATCTATGCTGCTCATCAATAATTGCGAGTCCTAGATTTTTAAATTTAACCTTATCTTCCAAAACAGCATGGGTTCCTACTAGGATTGAAAGGGTACCATTTTCCAGTTCTTCATGGATAATTCTCCTTTCTGCTGCTTTGCTTGATCCGGTCAGAATGCGGATATTGATTCCTGTCTTTTCTAACAGTTCTTTAATACCATTATAATGCTGTTGGGCAAGAATTTCCGTGGGAGCCATCAAACAGCTCTGAAAACCGTTGTCCATAGCAATAAGCATGGTTAACAAGGCCACCATTGTTTTCCCTGATCCTACATCTCCCTGTAAAAGCCTGTTCATCTGAATTGGCCTTTTCATATCAATCCGTATTTCCTTTAATACTCTTTTCTGTGCATTGGTAAGCTCAAAGGGAAGGTGGTTTTCATAGAAATCATTAAAATGATCTCCAATAATTGGGAAAGGATTACCATAAGCCTGTGTTTTATGGTGAAGTTTTTTCAAACCATATCCTAATTGAAAAAAGAATGATTCTTCAAATTTTAATCTGTAATCAGCCTTATCAAAATGCTCTTTATCCTTTGGAAAATGAACATTCAGGAAAGCGTGCTGTCTTGACATGAATTTAAAGGTTTTCATCAGGTACTCCGGGAAATTTTCTTCAATAAGACTCGGAATTTCTTTGCAGATATTTCTCAATGCATTCTGAAAAAACCTTTGACTTAATCCTCTTTTAGTCAGTTTTTCTGAACTCGGATAAATAGGTTTAAGTCTTGTATCTCCTTCTTTATTTTCCTCAGCTTCTATTTCAGGATGCGGCATAGAAAACTGACGGTTGAAAACATTAATTTTCCCGAAAATATAAACCTCTTTATTAATAGGAAGCTGCTCTTTCAGCCATTTTGAATACTGGAACCATACCAGATCCATACTGCCCGTTTCATCATTGAATTTCGCAGATAATCTTTTAGTCTTCCCGGTCTGGATTTCCTGAACATGAGTGATTCTTCCCCTTAATTGTATTTCCTGGCTGCTTTCTTCCTGAAGCTGAGAAACTGTATAAATTTTACTTTTATCCAGATAGCGGATTGGGTAGAAGTTCAGCATATCTTCAACAGTGGTTAGGCCCAATACACTTTTAATGAGTTTAGCTCTTTCCGGACCTATTCCTTTTACGTATTCTATGGAGGTTTCGAGATTCATTTTCAGATTTCAGGATGCGGAGTTTTGAATTTTTTGATCCTTATTTTTTGACAAAAGAAATAAAGGTTCGAATTTCGGTAAAATTAAAAAGACTTCCAAAAAAATTGGAAGTCCGTATGGTGATTTTTTAGAATTAAATCCGGAAATCGGGATCTCTAATTAATCTTTGATTTTAGGTTTGAACTTTTTCTGGTAATCTTCCCATTGTTCTCTGGTTTTAATCTTTTTGAACAAATCTTTTGAGATCAGTTCCAAATAGGGTTCCAGTTCCTTGGCAGATAATTCTCCCTGAAGAATGGTAATAGGATCTCCATGTTCATCCAGAAATACAGTACTCGGAACAGCACCTACATTCATATACTGTGTAAATTCATGAAGTGAATTTTTTCCTTTTCTGTGTTCAGTATTGGGATTTGAAAATGTTCTTCCAAAGATATCAATACTCTTTTTTTCTTCTGCATTAAACTTTACAGGATAATAATTCTCGTTCAGGTTTTGAGCAATCACAGGATGTCCATAAGTTTTTTTGTCCATGATTTTACATGGGCCGCACCAGTCTGCATAAAAATCAATAAGTATTTTTTTGGGATTTTCCTTTTGAGCTTTTAAGGCTTCCTCAATGGTCATCCACTTTACCTGGGCAAAACTAAAATTTAATAAAAGTAAGAGAACTATGCTTAAAATTTTCTTCATATTGTGATATTTAGGTAAAAATAAGCATAATTACTTATTTCTATTTTACATCTTGCATTAATTTTTTCACGTACGGAGATATCAAAATTAATACCACTCCGGCAATTACCGCGTATAATCCCAATTGTTTATATCCATCAGTATAAGTGATCAAAGCATCATAGTTGGTAGACCCTTTCTTTGAGGTAGCGAGACTGGCTCCGATAATCCCTGCAACATACTGCCCATAAGCGGAAGCAAGAAACCACATTCCCATCATCATTCCCTGAAGATTTTTAGTAGAAAGCTTCGTCATAATAGACAATCCGATAGGAGAGAGGCACAATTCTCCAAGGGTAATGATTAATAATGCCAGGGTAAAGAAGTTCAATGAAGTAATTCCCTGAAGGTCTGCAAATAATCGGGTAGCAAACAGAACATAATATCCTAATCCTAAGAAAATAAATCCTAATCCGAATTTAATAATAGTATTAGGTTCAATTTTTCTCTTATTAAGCCAGATCCAAAGAAGTCCGATCAATGGAGCAAGGAAAATAATAAAGAAAGCTCCTCCTGAATTATTCACACCATTCGGGTCTAATCCAAAAAGATCTTTATTAAGGTTTTTAGCGGCAAAAATGCTTAAGGAACCTCCGCTTTGTTCGTAAATTCCCCAGAATATGATTGAAAATATAATGAAAACGAGTGCTGCCCAAAGCTTTTTACGTTCTGAAGCAGTTACTTTAGACATTTCATAGAATAAATAGATTAAGGTTAATGGCCCGATTGTCCACATAAAATAATCCGTATATTCTGTTTTAGCAACCATTGTCATAATGATAGGTACAAAAACCAATGACAAAACATATACTCCGTATTCTTTCCATTTTGGAATTGGAGCTGCCTTTGTTTCTGCTAAAGGATGTCCGGGCTGTAAACCGATAGTACCTAATGTTCTTTGTGTAAATACAAAGTTAATCAAGCTGACCACCATTACTATTGAAGCTAATCCGAAAGCAATATGCCATCTCATTTCTTCTGCAATAACATTACTTAGGAATTCTCCTTTACCAATAGCAATACATAAATAGCCGCCTAATAATGCTCCAAGATTAATTCCCGCATAAAAAAGCGAAAAGCCTGCATCAGCTCTTGAATCATTAGGCTTATAAAGTTGTCCCACCATAGATGAGATATTAGGTTTGAAGAAACCTGTCCCTACTACGGTGAATGCTATTCCGAGGAAAAAGAATTTATGGGGATCTGTAGCCAAAATTAAACTTCCTACGATCATCAGTAGACCTCCCCAGAACAGAGATTTTCTGAATCCTAAAATTTTATCGGCAAAAAGTCCGCCTACAAAAGTAAAGGCATATACGAAGGCCTGAGTAGCACCATATTGAAGGTTGGCTTCTTTTTCATGGAAATTAAGCTGTGAGATCATAAAGAAGACCAGCATTCCACGCATTCCGTAGAAACAGAAACGTTCCCACATTTCAGAGAAAAAAAGGCTCCAGATCTGTCTGGGATATTTTCCTTTGAAATCTTGTATTTCATCTAAAGTTAAGCTCATAATGATATATGATTAAGTTCTAATTAAGGGTTTTTATCTTTCTGATCCAGTTC is a window from the Chryseobacterium indologenes genome containing:
- a CDS encoding response regulator: MNKEFLNVIVADNDENTLIFFKNILKELKISIKVQCFSNGKDMMLYLNNNDAVVPEIVFIKYIIPGKDSMECLEEIEANSKFNNMVTAIFSEPIPENEIEDIFVKGANIFMKKPESFEALKKVLTEIITINWQYHTSGLNKDHFILKV
- a CDS encoding peptide MFS transporter, giving the protein MSLTLDEIQDFKGKYPRQIWSLFFSEMWERFCFYGMRGMLVFFMISQLNFHEKEANLQYGATQAFVYAFTFVGGLFADKILGFRKSLFWGGLLMIVGSLILATDPHKFFFLGIAFTVVGTGFFKPNISSMVGQLYKPNDSRADAGFSLFYAGINLGALLGGYLCIAIGKGEFLSNVIAEEMRWHIAFGLASIVMVVSLINFVFTQRTLGTIGLQPGHPLAETKAAPIPKWKEYGVYVLSLVFVPIIMTMVAKTEYTDYFMWTIGPLTLIYLFYEMSKVTASERKKLWAALVFIIFSIIFWGIYEQSGGSLSIFAAKNLNKDLFGLDPNGVNNSGGAFFIIFLAPLIGLLWIWLNKRKIEPNTIIKFGLGFIFLGLGYYVLFATRLFADLQGITSLNFFTLALLIITLGELCLSPIGLSIMTKLSTKNLQGMMMGMWFLASAYGQYVAGIIGASLATSKKGSTNYDALITYTDGYKQLGLYAVIAGVVLILISPYVKKLMQDVK
- a CDS encoding thioredoxin family protein — protein: MKKILSIVLLLLLNFSFAQVKWMTIEEALKAQKENPKKILIDFYADWCGPCKIMDKKTYGHPVIAQNLNENYYPVKFNAEEKKSIDIFGRTFSNPNTEHRKGKNSLHEFTQYMNVGAVPSTVFLDEHGDPITILQGELSAKELEPYLELISKDLFKKIKTREQWEDYQKKFKPKIKD
- the recG gene encoding ATP-dependent DNA helicase RecG; this translates as MNLETSIEYVKGIGPERAKLIKSVLGLTTVEDMLNFYPIRYLDKSKIYTVSQLQEESSQEIQLRGRITHVQEIQTGKTKRLSAKFNDETGSMDLVWFQYSKWLKEQLPINKEVYIFGKINVFNRQFSMPHPEIEAEENKEGDTRLKPIYPSSEKLTKRGLSQRFFQNALRNICKEIPSLIEENFPEYLMKTFKFMSRQHAFLNVHFPKDKEHFDKADYRLKFEESFFFQLGYGLKKLHHKTQAYGNPFPIIGDHFNDFYENHLPFELTNAQKRVLKEIRIDMKRPIQMNRLLQGDVGSGKTMVALLTMLIAMDNGFQSCLMAPTEILAQQHYNGIKELLEKTGINIRILTGSSKAAERRIIHEELENGTLSILVGTHAVLEDKVKFKNLGLAIIDEQHRFGVAQRAKLWAKNKIPPHILVMTATPIPRTLAMSFYSDLDVSVIDEMPVGRKPIITAHRREKDRLYVYNFCKDEIKKGRQVYFVYPLIEESETLDYKNLVEGLEHVMDYFSEYNVTMLHGKMKPDEKDAAMAYFASGKAEIMVATTVIEVGVNVPNASVMVIESSERFGLSQLHQLRGRVGRGAEQSYCILMTSDKLSKESRTRIKTMTETNDGFKISEVDMQLRGPGDILGTQQSGVVDFKRLDLINDSAIIKTTKNTVEKILEADPMLSRPDNLIIKNYYIRYYKGKNKWSKIS
- a CDS encoding helix-turn-helix domain-containing protein, which produces MKMYVKFDFNALCKKVLDEKLKEHGLKYRLLNFGEVEFYEPLTKEQHSLFKQNLEDYGIEIIESQKTALVQKIKDAIVELVFSDEIIPVKASIYISEKLNHSYGYLSNLFSEVAYTSIENFIILQKIEHAKALIIRNKQSLTEIAHKLNYSSVAHLSTQFKNTTGITPSQFQKIIGKRRRAQSTVINPKMQYE